CTTGCGCGCGCTGTGGCCGACCACGCTGATCCTCAACCGGGCCGGCACCGACCTGCCCACCCGCGCCAAGGACGTCGACAACGGCACGGCCGACCTTGTCTCCGTCGGCGCCCTCGCGCTCGCCAACCCGGACCTGGTCGAGCGGCTACGCTCTGACGCGCCGCTGAACACCCCCGACCCGGCGACCTTCTACGGCGGCGGAGTGGCCGGCTACACCGACTACCCCACCCACACCGTCTGAGGAACCGCATCATGCCCGCCTCCACCCACCGCACCCCCTCTACGGCCAGCGAGGGGCCGATGAGTTACGCGATCTTCCAGCTCGCCCGCGCCCACCGCGCCCGCGCCGCCGCCATACTCCGCGAGATGGACCTGCATCCCGGACAGGAACTGCTGCTCATGCAACTCCTCGACCGGGACGGCCAGACCCAGTCCGAACTGCTCGAAAGCGTCGGCCTGGACCACTCCACCGTCTCCAAGTCCCTGCGCCGCATGCAGGACGCCGGCCTGCTCATCCGCGAGCCGGCCGCACACGACCGGCGCGTCATGGTCGTCCACCTCACCGACAAGGGCCGTGCCATGCGCGAGCCCCTGGCAGCCATGTGGCGGGCCCTGGAGGAGACCTCCGCAGTGAACCTGTCGGCGCAGCAGGCAGAGTCCTTCGTCCGCACCGCCTACGCCATCGCCGACGCGATCAACAGCCGCGCTGTTCCACGGGAAGATTCCGAGTAACTCCTCTGGGCCCGCACCCCGGTTCCGGCCTGGAGTGCGCTTCGTTTCCGGCGCTCCTGCGAGTGGACAGTGCTGCAGCGCACTCGGCTCATGAAGGACCGGCTCCCTCGGCGGTAAGGTCGTCGACGAACTGCTCAAGCGCGGTAAGAACGTCCGCGCTCTGGTCCGGCCGACCACCGACGCGAGCAGGCTCGAAAGGCGGGGTGCCGAGATCGCCCGCGGCGACATGCTCGACCTCGACTCGCTCGTCGCCGCCATGAACGGCGCCGATGCCGTCATCACCACCGCTGCCGGCTACACCCGCGGCGGCAAGAACGCGCACGACATCGACACCGTCGGCAACGCCAACCTCGCCGAGGCCGCCCACCGCACCGGCATCCGGCGGTTCGTCCTGACCAGCATCCTCACCAGCGACCAGACGCCCCAAGTCCCGCACTTCTGGCACAAGAAGCTCGCCGAGGACAAGCTCGAACAGCTCGGCGTCCCGTTCGTCGCACTGCGCCCGGGGGCGTTTCTCGACCAGGTCGCGAGCATGGCGGGCGACCCGGTCGACAAGGGCCGCATGGTGTGGATCGGCAAGGCCACCGTCCCGCTGACCTTCGTCCACACCTCCGATCTCGCGGCGTATCTGGCAGCCGCGGTCGACGCCGAGGCCGAGGCCGGTGAGCGGATCGACATCGGTTGGGACCGTCCGGTCAGCATGCGAGAGGTGGCCGACGTAATGGGCAGCCGGGCCGGAAAGAAGATCAAGGTGTGGGCCCTCCCGTCCGCCGTCACCCGCGCCGCAGGAGCCGTCGCCGGCCGCTTCATGCCCCTGATCAAGGACATGGCCGCGATGTTCCGCTGGTTCGAGACCGGCCGCTACGTCGCCGACCCCCGCCGCCAGGAGCAACTGTTCGGCCCCGTCCCCACGGCCGAGGACGCCCTCGCCCGGTACACCGACGAGCTGGGCATGGCGCAGCACCGGGACAGGCCCGCACGCCGGTCCCGCCGCCCAGGCCCGTTGTGACAGGGCGCCACACGTTCCCCGTACCAGGAATGGGACCTGCCCGGGTCGGCTGCAGCCGAGCTTCAACTGAACTGGCTATACCACGACACCTGTTGCACTTGTCAGCGTCAACGGAACCGGCGCTGAGCTGCATGAAGCCCCCTCGGCCGGCCTCGCGCCACAGTCGCTCCCCTGGAGAACTCCTGGCCGTCAGGAACCGCTACCACCGCAGCAGGTCCACCCTCGTACGACCGGATCATCAGCGCAGGCTGCGCCTGCGCCTGAGCGGCCCGCAAAGCAGCCGCTGCCCGGCTTGCCCCGGTCACCACGGGGGTCCAGACGAGAAAGGGTCGAGTAACCCATCGGGGCCGTTTCCCCTCCGGGCCGTTTCCTTGCCCCTCGGCCATCGCCGGGACACTTCCTCAGCAGCGACAGGCTCTCCACAGCACAGACCGCAGCCGACGTCGCCCTAGCCCTACCCGCGTCCGCGCACCCGCCGCGCCGGTATCCGCACTGCCTCCGCCGCCGGCCCGATACTCAGCTGGCCACCCTGTGGATGGCTGCCCCAGCCGCGTCACCATCAAATGGGACAACGAATCGACTCCGAGACACCGTCGTCCTGGACACGTCTGCGCCGTCCCGGCCCCTGTAGGGCCCCTGGGTCTTGGCTCGGCCCTCGACGCAGTCGCCCGGACCGCGAGCGACGCCCTCGATCATCTACTCAGCCGCAGGTCAGAGGGGTTGGAGTCCCCCGAGCACGGCCGACTCCAAACCCACGAGCAGCGGATTCAGTCCGTCCAGGCGAAGTTGACGCCCCGACACCCGAAAATGAACGTTTTCGCAGGTCAGAGGCCTGCAAAGGTGGGGCGGGTGGGACTCGAACCCACGGCCGACGGATTATGAGTCCGCTGCTCTAACCGGCTGAGCTACCGCCCCATAGCGGCGTGTCGCGTACATGTGTGCGCGCCGTCTGCCGCAGCATAGCCGCTCATACGATCTCCTGCTTCGCAGGGGCGACTTCGCATGCCCTTCAAGACTCCCCCCGTGACCTGCATGGTTCCGCCGACACACGGTCGGACATGAAAAAGGACCCCGGCGGGGTCCTCGTTCAGCATGCTCCCCCGACTGGACTCGAACCAGTAACCTGCCGGTTAACAGCCGGCTGCTCTGCCAATTGAGCTACGGAGGACCGAGCTCCCCCGACTGGACTCGAACCAGTAACCTGCCGGTTAACAGCCGGCTGCTCTGCCAATTGAGCTACGGAGGAATGCCTCGTTGCATCGAACGTACCTACCTGGGTATTCGCCAGGGGGCGGGCGCTCGCTGCGACACATACATTAGCGCAAGCAGGGGGGTGCTCCGCCAATCGGTATCCCCCACGGACGGAAGGGTGGCTCCCTCATGCGCTACAAGCTCACGTTCGTCGTCGGCCTGGCTCTGGGTTACGTCCTGGGCACACGCGCCGGACGCGAACGCTACGAGCAACTGAAGAAGTCCGCGCGCCAGGTCGCCCAGAACCCGGCGGTCCGCAACACCGCAGAGACGGCCGCCCAGCAGGGCCGCCAGTTCGCGGGCAAGGCGTACCACGTGGTCAGCGACAAGGTCGGGGACCGGGTGCCGGACTCGGTGACGGACCGGGTGCGCTCGCTGAAGGGCCGGCACACCAACGGCACGGGCGAGGACGACTGGGGCACCAGCAACACCTAGGCGTACGGCTCCGCGAACCCCCGCGGCCCTTCGCCCATAGAATTTTCGCCATGGGGATAGTCGCCGGGTTGGACAGTTCGCCCGATTTCACTCGCATCGTCGTCTGCGACACGGACACGGGCGCCGTGCTCCGGCAGGGGTATGCCCCCCACCCGGTGGACGGTGACCGCCCCGCCGACGTCGACCCGCAGGCCTGGCTGCTCTCCCTCGGGGAGGCGGCCGGCGGCGGGCTCCTCGAAGGCGTGCAGGCCATCGGCGTGTCGGCGCAGCAGAACGCGGTGATCGCGCTGGACGCGCAGGGCAACACGGTGCGCCCGGCGATGGTCGGCGGCGACAGGCGGACGCAGGTCGCCGCGGCGGATCTGATCGACGCGCTCGGCGGGCGCGAGTCCTGGGCGCAAGCCGTGGGGTCCGTGCCGCAGGCCGCGCAGCCGGTGACCAAGCTGCGCTGGCTCGCCAAGAACGAGCCCGACGCCGCCCTGCGCGCCGCGATCCTGATGCAGGCCCACGACTGGCTGGTGTGGCAGCTGCTCGGGCGGCCCGTACGCAGGACCACCGACCGGGGCGGCGCCTCAGGGACCGGCTACTGGTCGGCGGCCACCGGTTCCTACCGCACCGACCTGGTGGAGCTGGCGCTGGGTCACCAGGTCATGCTGCCCGAGGTGATCGGTCCGGCGGAGGCGGCCGGTACGACTCCGGAGGGGCTGCTGATCTCCGCCGGGACCGGCGGGACCATGGCCGCCGCCTTCGGGCTCGGCATCGGGCTGGGCGACGCGGTCGTCTCGCTGGGTGCCTCGGGGTCCGTGATGGCCGTGCATCCCGAGGCCCTCGTCGACGGCACCGGGATGATCACCGCCCTCGCCGACGCGACCGGCATGCACCTGCCCGTGGTCACCACCCTGAACGCCGTACGGACCCTGCGCGGGACCGCCGAACTGCTCGGCCTGTCGGACCTGGAGAGCCTGTCCGACCTGGCGATGAAGTCGACGCCCGGCTCGCACGGACTGGTGCTGCTGCCGTATCTGGAGGGCGAGCGGACGCCCAGCCTGCCGCACACCGCGGGGACCCTCGCGGGCCTGCGCCGGGAGTCGATGAAGCCCGAGCACCTCGCCCGGGCCGCGTTCGAGGGCATGCTGTGCGGGCTCGCCGACGCACTGGACGTGCTGCGCGGCCGGGGCGTCGACGTACGGCGGATCTTCCTGCTGGGGGCGGCCGCCGAGCTGCCCGCCGTGCAGGCCGCCGCGCCCGCCCTGTTCGGCGCGCAGGTCGTCGTACCGCAGCCCGCGGACTACGCGGCGATCGGTGCCGCACGGCAGGCCGCGTGGGCGCTGGGGGTGTCGCAGGGCGCGCTGGACCCGCGCAATCCGCCGGCCTGGCAGGGCGCGGCCGCGCAGGTGCTGGAGCCCGGTGAGGAGCTGGCGGTCGGGCAGGCGGTGCGGCAGCAGTACGTGTCGGTGCGCGAGCAGACCCATCCCGGGGCGTTCCGGACATAGCGGATCGGCAGCGGAACGTAAGGATCCGGTAGGAGGCCCACCCGGAAGGCCGCATGAGACGCTGCTCTCGGCTTAATCGGTTGAGGTAACGCGGGGGGAATGTTCGACGATGGGGGCCACGGGCAACGAACCCGCCCCCACCGCCGACTCCGAGAGACGCAGCGTGCTCATACGACTTCTACGGACCTATCTCAGGCCGTACAAGAAACCCATCGCCGCGGTGGTGCTGCTGCAGTTCCTGCAGACCTGCGCCACCCTCTACCTGCCGACGCTGAACGCGCACATCATCGACAACGGTGTCGTCAAGGGCGACACCGGCTACATCCTCTCCTTCGGCGCGCTGATGATCGGCATCTCGCTGGCCCAGGTCGTGTGCAACATGGGGGCCGTGTACTACGGCGCCCGGACCGCGGCGGCCGTCGGCCGGGACGTGCGCGCCGCGGTGTTCGACCGGGTGCAGTCCTTCTCCTCGCGGGAGGTCGGCCACTTCGGGGCACCCTCGCTGATCACCCGGACCACCAACGACGTCCAGCAGGTCCAGATGCTGGCCCTGATGACGTTCACGCTGATGGTGTCGGCGCCGATCATGTGCGTGGGCGGCATCGTCCTCGCGCTCGGCCTGGACGTGCCGCTGTCCGCGGTACTGGTCGCCGTGGTGCCGACGCTGGGCATCTGCGTGACGTTGATCGTGCGGCGGCTGCGGCCGCTGTTCCGGGCCATGCAGACCCGCCTGGACACCGTCAACCGAGTACTGCGCGAGCAGATCACCGGCAACCGTGTGATCAGGGCCTTCGTCCGGGACGAGTACGAGAAGGAGCGGTTCGGGAAGGCCAACGGCGATCTCACCGAGATGCAGCTGGCCACCGGCAACATGCTCGCGCTGATGTTTCCGATCGTCATGACGGTGGTGAACCTGTCGTCCATCGCGGTGGTGTGGTTCGGCGCCCACCGCATCGACAGCGGCGGGATGCAGATCGGCGACCTGACCGCCTTCCTCGCCTACCTCATGCAGATCGTGATGTCCGTGATGATGGCCACCTTCATGTTCATGATGGTGCCGCGCGCTGAGGTGTGCGCCGAGCGCATCGAGGAGGTCCTCGGCACGTCGTCGAGCGTGGTCCCGCCGACGGCGCCGGTGGTGGAGCTGCGCAGGCACGGACACCTGGAGATCCGGGGCGCGGGCTTCCGCTACCCGGGCGCCGAGGAGCCGGTGCTCAAGGCCGTCGATCTGGTCGCCCGGCCCGGGGAGGTCACCGCCGTCATCGGCTCGACCGGCAGCGGCAAGTCCACCCTGCTCGGCCTGGTCCCCCGCCTGTTCGACGCGACCGACGGGGAGGTCCTGGTCGACGGCACCGACGTGGCGACCATCGAGCCCAAGCTGCTCGCGAAGACGGTCGGCCTGGTCCCGCAGAAGCCGTACCTGTTCGCGGGGACGGTCGCGACCAACCTGCGCTACGGCAACCCGGACGCCACGGACGAGGAACTGTGGCACGCGCTGGAGGTGGCGCAGGCCAAGGACTTCGTCACCAAGCTGGAGGGCGGGCTGAACGCGCCGATCGCGCAAGGCGGTACGAACGTCTCCGGCGGTCAGCGGCAGCGGCTCGCGATCGCCCGCACACTGGTGCAGCGGCCGGAGATCTACCTCTTCGACGACTCCTTCTCCGCCCTCGACTACGCGACCGACGCGGCCCTGCGCGCGGCGCTCGCCGAGGAGACCGCCGAGGCCACCGTCGTGATCGTCGCCCAGCGCGTGGCGACCATCCGGGACGCCGACCGGATCGTCGTCCTCGACGAGGGACGCGTCGTCGGCACCGGCCGGCACCACGAGCTGATGGCGGACAACGAGACCTACCGGGAGATCGTGCTCTCCCAGCTGACGGAAGCGGAGGCTGCCTGATGGCCGGGCCGATGGCGCGGATGATGGGTCAGGGCGGCGGTCCCGACAGCCGTTCGATGGACTTCAAGGTGTCGGGCCGGCGCCTGATCGCGCAGTTCAAGCCGGAGCGGCTGACGATCTACGTGCTGCTGTGCTGCGTGGTCGTCAGTGTCGGGCTCAACGTGATCGGGCCGAAGATCCTCGGCAAGGCCACCGACCTGGTGTTCGCCGGGATCGTCGGGCGGCAGATGCCGTCGGGTGCCACCAAGGAACAGGTGCTGGACTCCATGCGCGCGCGGGGTCAGGGCCAGGTCGCCGACATGCTGCGCAGCACCGACTTCACGCCGGGCAAGGGCATCGACTTCGACGCGGTGGGCCGCGTCCTGCTGCTCGTGCTGTGCACGTTCGTGGTCGCCGGTCTGCTGATGGCGGTGGCGACCCGGCTGGTGAACCGGGCCGTCAACCGCACGATGTACCGGCTGCGGGAGAACGTGCAGACGAAGCTGTCGCGGCTGCCGCTGTCGTACTTCGACAAGCGGCAGCGCGGCGAGGTGCTCAGCCGGGCCACCAACGACATCGACAACATCGGCCAGACGCTGCAGCAGTCGATGGGCCAGCTCATCAACTCGCTGCTGACCATCATCGGTGTGCTCGCGGTGATGTTCTGGGTGTCGTGGCTGCTGGCGCTGGTGGCCCTGGTGACCGTGCCGCTGTCGTTCGTCGTCGCCACGCGCGTCGGCAAGCGCTCGCAGCCGCACTTCGTGCAGCAGTGGCGCTCCACCGGCAAGCTGAACGCCCATATCGAGGAGATGTACACCGGGCACACCCTGGTGAAGGTGTTCGGGCGGCAGGACGAGTCGGCGCAGCAGTTCGCCGAGCAGAACGAGGCGCTGTACGAGGCCGGGTTCAAGGCGCAGTTCAACAGCGGGATCATGCAGCCGCTGATGATGTTCGTCTCCAACCTCAACTACGTACTCGTGGCGGTGGTCGGTGGTCTGCGGGTCGCCTCGGGCGCCCTGTCCATCGGTGACGTGCAGGCCTTCATCCAGTACTCGCGGCAGTTCTCGATGCCGCTGACGCAGGTCGCGTCCATGGCGAACCTGGTGCAGTCGGGTGTGGCCTCGGCCGAGCGGATCTTCGAACTCCTGGACGCGGAGGAGCAGGAGGCGGATCCGGTCGAGGGCGCCCGGCCCGAGGAGCTGCGGGGACTGGTGGAGCTGCAGAACATCTCCTTCCGCTACGACCCCGAGAAGCCGCTGATCGAGGACCTCTCGCTGAAGGCGGAACCGGGCCACACGGTCGCCATCGTCGGCCCGACCGGCGCCGGCAAGACCACCCTGGTCAACCTGCTCATGCGGTTCTACGACGTCTCCGGCGGCCGCATCACCCTCGACGGCGTGGACGTCGCCACGATGTCCCGGGACGAGCTGCGGGCCCGGATCGGCATGGTGCTGCAGGACACCTGGCTGTTCGGCGGCACGATCGCGGAGAACATCGCGTACGGCGCCTCGCGCGAGGTCACCCGGGGCGAGATCGAGGAGGCGGCGCGGGCCGCGCACGCCGACCGGTTCATCCGTACGCTGCCCGACGGCTACGACACCGTGATCGACGACGAGGGCTCCGGCGTCAGCGCCGGTGAGAAGCAGCTGATCACCATCGCGCGGGCGTTCCTGTCCGACCCGGTGATCCTGGTGCTCGACGAGGCGACCTCGTCGGTCGACACCCGTACCGAGGTGCTGATCCAGAAGGCGATGGCCAAACTCGCCCACGGGCGGACCTCGTTCGTGATCGCGCACCGGCTGTCGACCATCCGGGACGCGGACACGATCCTGGTGATGGAGAACGGCTCGATCGTCGAACAGGGCGCGCACACCGACCTGTTGGCGGCCGACGGGGCCTACGCGCGGCTGTACAAGGCGCAGTTCGCGCAAGCGGTCGCGGAAGTGGACTGACACACCGGGGGCTGGTCCGACCTCGAGGGGCGCGGGGCCGCATCGACATGCGGCTCCGCCGCGTGGGCGCGACCAGCCCCCACACACCCGCACCCGGCATCAATCCAGATAGCCCCGCAGCTGGTCCGCGAAGGCGTGGTCCCGTAGCTTGTTCAGGGTCTTGGACTCGATCTGGCGTATCCGCTCCCGGGTCACCCCGAAGATGCGCCCGATCTCCTCCAGCGTGCGCGGCCGGCCGTCGGCCAGCCCGTACCGCAGCTGTACGACCTTGCGCTCCCGCTCCCCCAGCGTCGACAGCACCGCCTCCAGGTGCTCCCTGAGCAGCAGGAACGCGGCCGACTCCACGGGGCTCGCCGCGTCGCCGTCCTCGATCAGGTCGCCGAGGGCCACGTCGTCCTCCTCGCCCACCGGGGCGTGCAGGGAGACCGGCTCCTGGGCCAGGCGGAGCACCTCGCCGACGCGCTCGGGCGCCAGGTCGAGGTGGGCGGCGACCTCCTCGGGGGTCGGCTCGTAGCCCCGTTCCTGAAGCATCCGGCGCTGGACGCGCACGACGCGGTTGATCAGCTCGACGACGTGGACCGGGACCCGGATGGTGCGGGCCTGGTCGGCCAGCGCCCGGGACATGGCCTGCCGGATCCACCAGGTGGCGTAGGTCGAGAACTTGTACCCGCGGGCGTAGTCGAACTTCTCGACCGCCCTGATCAGGCCGAGGTTCCCCTCCTGGACGAGGTCGAGCATGGTCAGGCCGCGGCCGACGTACCGCTTCGCCACGGACACCACCAGCCGCAGGTTCGCCTCGATGAGGCGGCGCTTGGCCATGCGGCCCATGACGACCAGGCGGTCCAGGTCCAGCGCCAACTCGCTGTCCAGGTCGGGGGTGTTGCTCAGCTTCTCCTCGGCGAACAGGCCGGCCTCGACCCGGCGGGCCAGCTCGACCTCCTCGGCGGCCGTGAGCAGCGGGATGCGGCCGATCTCGCGGAGGTACTGGCGGAACAGGTCCGAGGACGGTCCGCCGGTGTCGGCACGGGCCCGCTCCACGGCGGGCGTCTCCACGGGCTCCGGAGTCTCCGTCTCCAGTGCCTCGGCGGGGGGTTCGGCCGCCTCGGGCGGCCCTTCGGGTTCCACGGGGTCCGCCTCTGGATGGTGCACGACACGGGTCTGCGGGGGGACCGCGACGAGGACGTCGGCCTCCGCGTCCGGCTCCGTGACGTCGTTGCCGGTGTCGGTCTGGGTGAGGGTCTGGGTCTGCACGCGGGCGACCTCCAGGATGATCGCTGCCAGGGGGTGCGGCAGCGGTACTTCGGGGGCGGAGTCGACGGCCTCGCCGCTGTCCGTCCCGTACGCGTTGAGCGGAACCGCGGGGGTCT
Above is a genomic segment from Streptomyces sp. SLBN-31 containing:
- a CDS encoding FGGY family carbohydrate kinase, translating into MGIVAGLDSSPDFTRIVVCDTDTGAVLRQGYAPHPVDGDRPADVDPQAWLLSLGEAAGGGLLEGVQAIGVSAQQNAVIALDAQGNTVRPAMVGGDRRTQVAAADLIDALGGRESWAQAVGSVPQAAQPVTKLRWLAKNEPDAALRAAILMQAHDWLVWQLLGRPVRRTTDRGGASGTGYWSAATGSYRTDLVELALGHQVMLPEVIGPAEAAGTTPEGLLISAGTGGTMAAAFGLGIGLGDAVVSLGASGSVMAVHPEALVDGTGMITALADATGMHLPVVTTLNAVRTLRGTAELLGLSDLESLSDLAMKSTPGSHGLVLLPYLEGERTPSLPHTAGTLAGLRRESMKPEHLARAAFEGMLCGLADALDVLRGRGVDVRRIFLLGAAAELPAVQAAAPALFGAQVVVPQPADYAAIGAARQAAWALGVSQGALDPRNPPAWQGAAAQVLEPGEELAVGQAVRQQYVSVREQTHPGAFRT
- a CDS encoding MarR family winged helix-turn-helix transcriptional regulator, producing MPASTHRTPSTASEGPMSYAIFQLARAHRARAAAILREMDLHPGQELLLMQLLDRDGQTQSELLESVGLDHSTVSKSLRRMQDAGLLIREPAAHDRRVMVVHLTDKGRAMREPLAAMWRALEETSAVNLSAQQAESFVRTAYAIADAINSRAVPREDSE
- a CDS encoding ABC transporter ATP-binding protein; translated protein: MLIRLLRTYLRPYKKPIAAVVLLQFLQTCATLYLPTLNAHIIDNGVVKGDTGYILSFGALMIGISLAQVVCNMGAVYYGARTAAAVGRDVRAAVFDRVQSFSSREVGHFGAPSLITRTTNDVQQVQMLALMTFTLMVSAPIMCVGGIVLALGLDVPLSAVLVAVVPTLGICVTLIVRRLRPLFRAMQTRLDTVNRVLREQITGNRVIRAFVRDEYEKERFGKANGDLTEMQLATGNMLALMFPIVMTVVNLSSIAVVWFGAHRIDSGGMQIGDLTAFLAYLMQIVMSVMMATFMFMMVPRAEVCAERIEEVLGTSSSVVPPTAPVVELRRHGHLEIRGAGFRYPGAEEPVLKAVDLVARPGEVTAVIGSTGSGKSTLLGLVPRLFDATDGEVLVDGTDVATIEPKLLAKTVGLVPQKPYLFAGTVATNLRYGNPDATDEELWHALEVAQAKDFVTKLEGGLNAPIAQGGTNVSGGQRQRLAIARTLVQRPEIYLFDDSFSALDYATDAALRAALAEETAEATVVIVAQRVATIRDADRIVVLDEGRVVGTGRHHELMADNETYREIVLSQLTEAEAA
- a CDS encoding ABC transporter ATP-binding protein is translated as MAGPMARMMGQGGGPDSRSMDFKVSGRRLIAQFKPERLTIYVLLCCVVVSVGLNVIGPKILGKATDLVFAGIVGRQMPSGATKEQVLDSMRARGQGQVADMLRSTDFTPGKGIDFDAVGRVLLLVLCTFVVAGLLMAVATRLVNRAVNRTMYRLRENVQTKLSRLPLSYFDKRQRGEVLSRATNDIDNIGQTLQQSMGQLINSLLTIIGVLAVMFWVSWLLALVALVTVPLSFVVATRVGKRSQPHFVQQWRSTGKLNAHIEEMYTGHTLVKVFGRQDESAQQFAEQNEALYEAGFKAQFNSGIMQPLMMFVSNLNYVLVAVVGGLRVASGALSIGDVQAFIQYSRQFSMPLTQVASMANLVQSGVASAERIFELLDAEEQEADPVEGARPEELRGLVELQNISFRYDPEKPLIEDLSLKAEPGHTVAIVGPTGAGKTTLVNLLMRFYDVSGGRITLDGVDVATMSRDELRARIGMVLQDTWLFGGTIAENIAYGASREVTRGEIEEAARAAHADRFIRTLPDGYDTVIDDEGSGVSAGEKQLITIARAFLSDPVILVLDEATSSVDTRTEVLIQKAMAKLAHGRTSFVIAHRLSTIRDADTILVMENGSIVEQGAHTDLLAADGAYARLYKAQFAQAVAEVD
- a CDS encoding YtxH domain-containing protein; the encoded protein is MRYKLTFVVGLALGYVLGTRAGRERYEQLKKSARQVAQNPAVRNTAETAAQQGRQFAGKAYHVVSDKVGDRVPDSVTDRVRSLKGRHTNGTGEDDWGTSNT
- a CDS encoding RNA polymerase sigma factor, with protein sequence MPESSERGRSVPYGSQTPAVPLNAYGTDSGEAVDSAPEVPLPHPLAAIILEVARVQTQTLTQTDTGNDVTEPDAEADVLVAVPPQTRVVHHPEADPVEPEGPPEAAEPPAEALETETPEPVETPAVERARADTGGPSSDLFRQYLREIGRIPLLTAAEEVELARRVEAGLFAEEKLSNTPDLDSELALDLDRLVVMGRMAKRRLIEANLRLVVSVAKRYVGRGLTMLDLVQEGNLGLIRAVEKFDYARGYKFSTYATWWIRQAMSRALADQARTIRVPVHVVELINRVVRVQRRMLQERGYEPTPEEVAAHLDLAPERVGEVLRLAQEPVSLHAPVGEEDDVALGDLIEDGDAASPVESAAFLLLREHLEAVLSTLGERERKVVQLRYGLADGRPRTLEEIGRIFGVTRERIRQIESKTLNKLRDHAFADQLRGYLD